A single region of the Chrysoperla carnea chromosome 5, inChrCarn1.1, whole genome shotgun sequence genome encodes:
- the LOC123300165 gene encoding protein NDRG3 isoform X1, with the protein MLNLFKRKVIPAAEVIRTAMTSESMDDIKLENIQLLLPLARSLSTNGGHEERVETDRGSLLVAVQGNRSKPAILTYHDLGLNYISSFQAFFNYIEMRGLLENFCVYHVNAPGQEEDSATFPEDYIYPTMDELAQQLNFVLSHFGLKSVIGFGVGLGANILARFALAEPSKVAALCLINCVSTQAGWIEWGYQKLNARHLRSKGMTQGVLDYLMWHHFGRDTEERNHDLVQVYKNYFERHVNPTNLALLIDSYIKRTDLNIARDCDNGRTLHMATLNITGALSPHVDETVTLNGRLDPTKCSWMKISECGMVLEEQPGKVSEAFRLFLQGEGYSVKRTPDSE; encoded by the exons atgttaaatttatttaaaaggaag GTTATCCCAGCAGCAGAAGTTATTCGTACAGCAATGACATCTGAAAGTATGGATGATATTAAACTGgaaaacatacaattattattaccatTAGCACGATCATTATCTACAAACGGTGGGCATGAAGAGCGTGTTGAAACTGATAGAGGTAGCCTACTTGTTGCCGTACAAGGTAATCGATCGAAACCAGCGATTTTAACATATCATGACCTTGGACTGAATTATATATCAAGTTTTCAAGCTTTTTTTAACTACATTGAAATGCGTGgtttacttgaaaatttttgtgtttatcaTGTTAATGCACCGGGACAAGAAGAAGATTCCGCGACATTCCCTGAAGATTATATTTATCCAACAATGGATGAGTTAGCacaacaattaaattttgttctatctcattTTGGATTGAAATCAGTTATTGGATTTGGGGTTGGTCTTGGTGCGAATATTTTAGCTAGATTTGCTCTTGCAGAACCATCAAAAGTTGCTGcattatgtttaataaattgtgTTAGTACTCAAGCTGGTTGGATTGAATGGGGTTACCAAAAATTAAATGCTAGACATTTGAGATCTAAAGGCATGACTCAGGGTGTTCTAGATTATTTAATGTGGCACCATTTTGGTCGTGACACTGAAGAACGTAACCACGACTTAGTTCAAgtatacaaaaactattttgagCGTCATGTTAATCCAACGAATTTGGCATTATTAATTGATAGTTACATTAAACGCACTGATTTAAATATTGCACGCGATTGTGATAATGGTCGTACCTTACACATGGCTACGCTGAATATAACCGGTGCACTCAGTCCACACGTAGATGAAACTGTAACGCTGAATGGACGCTTAGATCCAACGAAATGTTCATGGATGAAAATATCTGAATGTGGTATGGTGTTAGAAGAACAACCGGGTAAAGTTAGTGAAgcatttcgattatttttacaAGGCGAAGGCTATTCTGTTAAACGTACACCAGATTCTGAATAA
- the LOC123300165 gene encoding protein NDRG3 isoform X2, which translates to MVIPAAEVIRTAMTSESMDDIKLENIQLLLPLARSLSTNGGHEERVETDRGSLLVAVQGNRSKPAILTYHDLGLNYISSFQAFFNYIEMRGLLENFCVYHVNAPGQEEDSATFPEDYIYPTMDELAQQLNFVLSHFGLKSVIGFGVGLGANILARFALAEPSKVAALCLINCVSTQAGWIEWGYQKLNARHLRSKGMTQGVLDYLMWHHFGRDTEERNHDLVQVYKNYFERHVNPTNLALLIDSYIKRTDLNIARDCDNGRTLHMATLNITGALSPHVDETVTLNGRLDPTKCSWMKISECGMVLEEQPGKVSEAFRLFLQGEGYSVKRTPDSE; encoded by the exons Atg GTTATCCCAGCAGCAGAAGTTATTCGTACAGCAATGACATCTGAAAGTATGGATGATATTAAACTGgaaaacatacaattattattaccatTAGCACGATCATTATCTACAAACGGTGGGCATGAAGAGCGTGTTGAAACTGATAGAGGTAGCCTACTTGTTGCCGTACAAGGTAATCGATCGAAACCAGCGATTTTAACATATCATGACCTTGGACTGAATTATATATCAAGTTTTCAAGCTTTTTTTAACTACATTGAAATGCGTGgtttacttgaaaatttttgtgtttatcaTGTTAATGCACCGGGACAAGAAGAAGATTCCGCGACATTCCCTGAAGATTATATTTATCCAACAATGGATGAGTTAGCacaacaattaaattttgttctatctcattTTGGATTGAAATCAGTTATTGGATTTGGGGTTGGTCTTGGTGCGAATATTTTAGCTAGATTTGCTCTTGCAGAACCATCAAAAGTTGCTGcattatgtttaataaattgtgTTAGTACTCAAGCTGGTTGGATTGAATGGGGTTACCAAAAATTAAATGCTAGACATTTGAGATCTAAAGGCATGACTCAGGGTGTTCTAGATTATTTAATGTGGCACCATTTTGGTCGTGACACTGAAGAACGTAACCACGACTTAGTTCAAgtatacaaaaactattttgagCGTCATGTTAATCCAACGAATTTGGCATTATTAATTGATAGTTACATTAAACGCACTGATTTAAATATTGCACGCGATTGTGATAATGGTCGTACCTTACACATGGCTACGCTGAATATAACCGGTGCACTCAGTCCACACGTAGATGAAACTGTAACGCTGAATGGACGCTTAGATCCAACGAAATGTTCATGGATGAAAATATCTGAATGTGGTATGGTGTTAGAAGAACAACCGGGTAAAGTTAGTGAAgcatttcgattatttttacaAGGCGAAGGCTATTCTGTTAAACGTACACCAGATTCTGAATAA